The nucleotide window ATTCTAGCTGCTGCCTTTTATGTGTGTGCCCAGCATGGGCGTTCTCTCGTCGGTGAAAGTCCGATATGGGGATTACCAATCCCAAGACTGGAGAAAAACAAAAGTAAGAAAACTGTATATGAGGTAAGATTTCAGATGCAAACATGTAGGACGAACGTAGTTTACCCCTTCCTATGCAGATAAGCCGATTAATGAGAGAGTTCATCGAGATATTGAAATTCTTGGATTGTAGAACCTGACCAAAAACTTGTAAGCGTATTTACATTTTAAAACCAGCCTTTGATATGGTGTAACAAAAAATCTGTTTACATCTACCGTAAAAGTGGTATAATTAGAACATAGTTAAAAAAATAACAAAGGTGAATTATGACAAATCAAAACAGAATCGCAGTTATAGGGATAGTTGTAAATAACCGAGTGGAAACAGCAAAGAAAGTAAATGACATTCTCAGCAATTTTGCGAATATAATAGTGGGTAGGATGGGGCTTCCTTATAAGGAAAGGGAGATATCTGTTATTTCCATTATTGTAGACGGGACAAACGACGAGATTGGTGCA belongs to Pseudobacteroides sp. and includes:
- a CDS encoding TM1266 family iron-only hydrogenase system putative regulator, with protein sequence MTNQNRIAVIGIVVNNRVETAKKVNDILSNFANIIVGRMGLPYKEREISVISIIVDGTNDEIGALTGKLGNIQGIKVKVALTY